The following proteins come from a genomic window of Proteinivorax hydrogeniformans:
- the rnpA gene encoding ribonuclease P protein component, whose product MANFLPLKKDSEFRHIYKVGFSKATKHLVVYCIKNDDNNRLPRIGFVASKKIGNAVVRNRYRRLMKEALKTVNEFSGYDLIVLARPRIVKADFKTICKDVNFLLKRQNIFR is encoded by the coding sequence ATGGCTAATTTTCTACCTTTAAAGAAAGACTCAGAGTTTAGACATATTTATAAGGTAGGTTTTTCAAAGGCAACCAAACATTTAGTAGTTTATTGTATAAAGAATGACGATAATAATAGGCTACCAAGGATAGGGTTTGTCGCTAGCAAAAAAATAGGTAATGCTGTAGTAAGAAATAGATACAGGCGTTTAATGAAAGAAGCCTTAAAAACTGTAAATGAATTTAGTGGTTACGATCTAATAGTTTTAGCAAGGCCTAGGATTGTTAAGGCTGATTTTAAGACTATATGTAAAGATGTTAATTTCCTATTAAAACGTCAAAATATTTTTA
- the rpmH gene encoding 50S ribosomal protein L34 — MKRTYQPKVRRRKKNHGFLKRMKSKAGRNVLKRRRAKGRKRLSA; from the coding sequence TTGAAGAGAACTTACCAACCCAAAGTAAGACGTCGTAAAAAGAATCATGGGTTTCTAAAAAGAATGAAGTCTAAAGCTGGACGTAACGTGCTAAAACGTCGTCGTGCAAAAGGTAGAAAAAGGTTAAGTGCATAG